One genomic window of Corynebacterium massiliense DSM 45435 includes the following:
- a CDS encoding LytR C-terminal domain-containing protein: MTNVNPENDAYDEFDDRFESADGAGDVYATEAGHAGQATSPARTSGRTPTSHARAEEASGFPVRGVAMVLIAVAVLLGLWGLYALTQSGDKDSSADSRDTAATDSADKGAATGGPEGNPDARGDAHGDTDKNTGADKSADKSADKPGDAADRDKAGDNGNSDSDRGAAAPAPAPGEGANGANGQGGADAAPKRVNVLNNSTVSNLAKDISGDIKKKGYDLGEVGNFSDEILPETTVFFPEGDSAAEEEARKLASEMHGVARPNIDSLPKDATKDRSLTVVLVDPNA; the protein is encoded by the coding sequence GTGACTAATGTGAATCCTGAGAACGACGCGTACGACGAGTTTGATGATCGCTTCGAGTCGGCTGACGGCGCCGGCGACGTTTACGCCACCGAGGCGGGCCACGCGGGCCAGGCCACCAGCCCCGCCCGCACGTCGGGCCGGACCCCGACCTCGCACGCCCGCGCCGAAGAGGCCAGCGGTTTCCCCGTCCGCGGCGTGGCCATGGTGCTTATCGCCGTGGCGGTCCTGCTCGGCCTGTGGGGGCTCTACGCCCTGACGCAGTCGGGGGACAAGGACTCTTCCGCTGACTCGCGCGATACCGCCGCGACCGACTCGGCCGACAAGGGCGCCGCCACGGGCGGGCCGGAGGGCAACCCGGACGCGCGTGGCGATGCCCACGGTGATACCGACAAGAACACCGGCGCCGATAAGTCTGCCGATAAGTCCGCCGACAAGCCTGGCGATGCCGCCGACCGCGACAAGGCCGGCGACAACGGCAACAGCGACAGCGACCGCGGCGCAGCGGCGCCCGCCCCAGCGCCGGGCGAGGGCGCGAACGGCGCGAACGGTCAGGGCGGTGCGGATGCCGCGCCGAAGCGCGTGAACGTGCTGAACAACTCCACGGTGTCCAACCTGGCCAAGGACATCTCCGGCGACATCAAGAAGAAGGGCTACGACTTAGGCGAGGTGGGCAACTTCTCCGACGAGATCCTCCCGGAGACCACCGTCTTCTTCCCGGAGGGCGACTCCGCCGCTGAGGAAGAGGCGCGCAAGCTCGCCAGTGAGATGCACGGCGTGGCCCGCCCGAATATCGACTCGCTGCCGAAGGATGCGACCAAGGACCGCTCCCTGACCGTGGTGCTGGTCGACCCGAACGCGTAA
- a CDS encoding DUF3263 domain-containing protein, whose amino-acid sequence MPETTGSDGMGLTDLDTQILDFAARAPRTAGAREEAIRANFDMSPVRFHQRLNQLLELPAAWEAYPTLVKRLRRVREHRDDIRRAARTADSN is encoded by the coding sequence ATGCCTGAGACAACCGGATCTGACGGGATGGGACTGACCGACCTCGATACGCAGATTCTTGACTTCGCCGCCCGCGCCCCGCGCACCGCCGGCGCGCGCGAGGAGGCGATCCGCGCCAACTTCGACATGTCCCCGGTGCGCTTTCACCAGCGGCTCAACCAGCTGCTGGAGCTGCCCGCGGCGTGGGAGGCGTATCCGACGCTGGTCAAGCGGCTGCGCCGGGTGCGCGAACATCGCGATGACATTCGGCGCGCCGCGCGCACAGCGGACAGTAATTGA
- a CDS encoding peptide deformylase has protein sequence MSIRPIVIHGDPVLHNPTQPVDEDLQSPEFQQLIEDMYETMEAANGVGLAANQIGVNKRVFVYHCPDTDGPDGTEKEAGEMRRGCVINPALETSEIPETMPRDDGSDDEGCLSVPGESFPTGRADWARVTGTNEKGEDVSIEGYGFFARCLQHETGHLDGYVYTDVLTGRYKREAKKTIKKNGWTEPGLTWMPGEDDDPFGHDEA, from the coding sequence ATGTCTATTCGCCCCATCGTGATCCACGGCGATCCGGTCCTGCACAACCCGACCCAGCCCGTCGACGAAGACCTCCAGTCCCCGGAGTTCCAGCAGCTCATCGAGGACATGTACGAGACCATGGAGGCCGCCAACGGCGTGGGCCTGGCCGCCAACCAGATCGGCGTGAACAAGCGCGTGTTCGTCTACCACTGCCCCGACACCGACGGGCCGGACGGCACCGAGAAGGAAGCCGGCGAGATGCGCCGCGGCTGCGTCATCAACCCGGCCCTGGAGACCTCCGAGATCCCGGAGACGATGCCGCGTGACGATGGCTCCGATGACGAAGGCTGCCTGTCCGTACCAGGTGAGAGCTTCCCCACCGGCCGCGCCGATTGGGCGCGGGTGACCGGCACGAACGAAAAGGGCGAGGACGTCTCCATCGAGGGCTACGGCTTCTTCGCGCGTTGCCTGCAGCACGAGACCGGCCACCTGGACGGCTACGTCTACACCGACGTGCTCACCGGCCGCTACAAGCGCGAGGCCAAGAAGACCATTAAGAAAAACGGCTGGACCGAGCCGGGACTGACCTGGATGCCGGGCGAGGACGACGACCCGTTCGGCCACGACGAGGCGTAA
- a CDS encoding exodeoxyribonuclease III: MRIASWNVNSVRTRASRAVDLLQRHDIDVLCLQETKVKDDKFPTEPFAEAGYHVVAHGLNQWNGVAIITRDEPTEVFRDFPHQPGFAKDPDKDQRVEARAVGAVVRGVEFWSLYVPNGREITDRHYTYKLQFLYSLARYAESKAKRKLLLTGDFNIAPEDEDVWDLAVFRGKTHVTEPERAAFQMLEEAGLEEVTRRYTLYERYTYFDYKSLRFAKNEGMRIDFQLASAPLAETVTGAQVDLDERAGEKTSDHAPLIADFAVADFDSVR; this comes from the coding sequence ATGCGCATCGCCTCCTGGAACGTCAACTCTGTGCGCACGCGCGCCTCGCGTGCGGTGGACCTTTTACAGCGCCACGACATCGACGTGCTGTGCCTGCAAGAAACCAAGGTCAAAGACGACAAATTCCCCACCGAACCTTTCGCTGAGGCTGGCTACCACGTCGTCGCGCACGGGCTGAACCAGTGGAACGGCGTCGCGATTATCACCCGGGACGAACCCACCGAAGTCTTCCGGGACTTCCCACACCAGCCCGGCTTTGCCAAAGACCCCGACAAGGATCAGCGCGTGGAGGCGCGCGCGGTTGGCGCAGTGGTGCGCGGGGTAGAATTCTGGTCGCTGTACGTGCCCAACGGCCGCGAAATCACCGACCGGCACTACACCTACAAGCTGCAGTTCCTCTACTCGCTGGCGCGCTACGCCGAGTCGAAAGCGAAGCGGAAACTGCTGCTCACCGGCGACTTCAACATCGCGCCGGAAGACGAGGACGTGTGGGACCTTGCCGTCTTCCGCGGCAAGACGCACGTGACCGAACCGGAACGCGCCGCCTTCCAGATGCTGGAGGAGGCAGGCCTCGAGGAGGTCACCCGGCGGTACACCTTGTACGAGCGCTACACCTACTTCGACTACAAGTCGCTGCGCTTTGCCAAAAACGAGGGCATGCGCATCGACTTCCAGCTCGCCAGCGCGCCGCTGGCCGAGACCGTGACCGGCGCCCAGGTGGACCTGGACGAGCGCGCCGGGGAGAAAACCTCCGACCACGCGCCGCTCATCGCGGACTTCGCGGTCGCCGACTTCGATTCGGTGCGCTAG
- the cls gene encoding cardiolipin synthase, protein MNIDIDLSAWQIALMALDYAIKIFAVGYVPEGRRPSSSTAWLLAILLIPFVGLPLFLLMGSPYINRRRHQVQIEANETFDDVQAALPNYPGPKLPPEIESVIHLNRELTGFPTVRGVNHGIHADYDETIRAIARAIDRAENYVYVEIYIQSWDETSDVFYQALARARERGVEVKLLLDQIGSFKYKGYSSFGKKLTAIGVDWRLMLPIQLHKARFRRPDLRNHRKIIVIDGKRGFMGSQNIIKRYYDTKDRAWIDYMVEMTGDIVTSMQYIFAVDWYLESDEQLPIEPAVEHTDPDTPGTNLVQMLPSGPGYTTEPVLRMFSSLVHHAKKRLVLVSPYFIPDETLMEAVTTAAYRGVDVEVYVSRDVEKFMVKHAQSSYYQALLEAGVRIVQFPAPYVLHSKFMLADPELDDEHPLAIFGSANMDMRSFGLNYESTILVSQGDLIAGFNQLAANYRAVSHELTLEEWNERSLLRRYVDNVMRLTSSLQ, encoded by the coding sequence ATGAATATCGACATTGATCTCTCCGCGTGGCAGATCGCGCTGATGGCGCTCGACTACGCCATCAAGATCTTCGCGGTCGGCTACGTGCCGGAGGGCCGCCGCCCGTCCAGCTCCACCGCGTGGCTGCTGGCTATTTTGCTCATCCCGTTCGTCGGGCTGCCGCTGTTTTTGCTCATGGGCTCGCCGTACATCAACCGGCGGCGACACCAGGTGCAGATCGAGGCCAACGAGACCTTCGACGACGTGCAGGCCGCCCTGCCCAACTACCCCGGGCCGAAACTGCCGCCGGAGATCGAATCGGTCATCCACCTCAACCGCGAGCTGACGGGTTTTCCCACGGTCCGCGGCGTCAACCACGGCATCCACGCCGACTACGACGAGACCATCCGGGCCATCGCGCGCGCCATCGACCGCGCCGAAAACTACGTCTACGTGGAGATCTACATCCAGTCGTGGGATGAGACCTCCGACGTGTTCTACCAGGCGCTCGCCCGCGCCCGCGAGCGCGGCGTGGAGGTCAAGCTGCTGCTCGACCAGATCGGCAGCTTCAAGTACAAGGGGTATTCCTCCTTTGGCAAAAAGCTCACCGCCATCGGCGTGGACTGGCGGCTCATGCTGCCCATCCAGCTGCACAAGGCGCGCTTCCGCCGCCCGGATCTGCGCAACCACCGCAAGATCATCGTCATCGATGGCAAGCGCGGGTTCATGGGCTCGCAGAACATCATCAAGCGCTACTACGACACCAAGGACCGCGCCTGGATCGATTACATGGTGGAGATGACCGGCGACATCGTCACGTCCATGCAGTACATCTTCGCCGTGGACTGGTACTTGGAGTCCGACGAGCAGCTACCCATCGAGCCCGCCGTGGAACACACCGACCCCGATACGCCCGGCACCAACCTGGTGCAGATGCTGCCCAGCGGCCCCGGCTACACCACCGAGCCGGTGCTACGCATGTTCAGCTCCCTGGTCCACCACGCGAAAAAGCGCCTGGTGCTGGTCTCGCCGTATTTCATCCCGGACGAAACCCTCATGGAAGCGGTCACCACCGCCGCCTACCGCGGCGTGGACGTGGAGGTCTACGTCTCCCGCGACGTGGAAAAGTTCATGGTCAAACACGCCCAGTCGTCGTACTACCAGGCGCTCTTGGAAGCCGGTGTGCGCATCGTCCAGTTCCCCGCGCCGTACGTGCTGCATTCCAAGTTCATGCTGGCGGACCCAGAGCTTGACGATGAACACCCGCTGGCCATCTTCGGCTCCGCCAACATGGACATGCGCTCATTCGGCCTGAACTACGAGTCGACGATCCTGGTCTCCCAGGGCGACCTCATCGCCGGGTTCAATCAACTCGCGGCGAACTACCGCGCCGTCTCCCACGAGCTCACGCTCGAAGAGTGGAACGAGCGCAGCCTCCTGCGCCGCTACGTGGACAACGTCATGCGGCTGACGTCCTCGCTGCAGTAG
- a CDS encoding ABC transporter permease, which produces MLNILRSEWTKLTTTKSSWWTTGLFLVLTCGWAFIQAHFTEDNELGRMFFNPDNAVIVLRMLGLPILAIQSIMMVTTEYRYRLQSQTYLANPRRWQVALMKLALGAALAAALTFIGIVLAYGIMKVFGPEGLTSEFHPFDDAHGKRYLWIYPLAAVLIALFAQGLSLLLRQTAGAVALTLIFYLGIDGFATAIPKIGDKIVNFLPFTAFNNWIGEQVPESAPWDSVAANGWVFVAWAAVLWILGLVMLQSRDA; this is translated from the coding sequence ATGCTCAATATCCTGCGGTCCGAATGGACCAAACTCACCACGACCAAATCGTCCTGGTGGACCACCGGCCTCTTCCTCGTGCTCACGTGCGGGTGGGCGTTCATCCAGGCGCACTTCACGGAAGACAACGAGCTGGGGCGGATGTTTTTCAACCCGGATAACGCGGTCATCGTGCTGAGGATGCTGGGTCTTCCCATCCTGGCCATCCAGTCGATCATGATGGTGACCACCGAGTACCGCTACCGCCTGCAGTCACAGACCTACCTGGCCAACCCGCGGCGCTGGCAGGTCGCGCTGATGAAGCTCGCGCTCGGCGCGGCGCTGGCGGCGGCCCTGACGTTTATTGGCATCGTGCTCGCCTACGGGATCATGAAGGTGTTCGGCCCGGAGGGATTAACCAGCGAGTTCCACCCCTTCGACGACGCGCACGGCAAGCGCTACCTGTGGATCTACCCGCTGGCCGCGGTGCTTATCGCCCTGTTCGCCCAGGGGCTGAGCCTGCTTCTGCGCCAGACCGCCGGCGCGGTGGCGCTGACCCTCATCTTCTACCTGGGCATCGACGGCTTTGCCACCGCCATCCCGAAGATCGGCGACAAGATCGTGAACTTCCTGCCGTTTACCGCTTTCAACAACTGGATCGGCGAGCAGGTGCCCGAGTCTGCGCCGTGGGACAGCGTGGCCGCCAACGGCTGGGTCTTTGTCGCCTGGGCCGCTGTCTTGTGGATCCTCGGCTTGGTCATGCTGCAGTCCCGGGATGCGTAA
- a CDS encoding ABC transporter ATP-binding protein has product MIEVEGLTKQYGSVRAVDDLTFSVQPGAVTGFLGPNGAGKSTTMRMILGLDKPTAGTARINGQHYSEFKEPLREVGALLDAKAVHPNRSARNHLKWLAHANGIPASRVDEVLELVGLSDVAHKKAGGYSLGMGQRLGLAAALLGDPGVLILDEPVNGLDPEGIRWVRSLVRALAAEGRSVLISSHLLAEMAMTADRLVVIGRGRLVADMSTYEFVKQHSQSSVIVRTDYSQEFGAALADEGVDFTYGRDEEDRTTLVVPGRETDFIGKLAYSSGVPLNELTLKRASLEDAFMEMTGDDVQYQAQHMEGGAK; this is encoded by the coding sequence ATGATCGAAGTTGAGGGATTGACCAAGCAATACGGGTCGGTCCGCGCCGTCGATGACCTGACCTTCTCGGTGCAACCGGGGGCGGTCACGGGCTTCTTGGGCCCCAATGGCGCGGGCAAGTCGACCACCATGCGCATGATTCTGGGTCTGGACAAACCCACCGCCGGCACCGCGCGCATCAACGGTCAGCACTACTCGGAGTTTAAAGAGCCCCTCCGCGAGGTCGGCGCGTTGCTCGACGCGAAGGCGGTGCACCCCAACCGGTCGGCGCGCAATCACCTCAAGTGGCTCGCGCACGCGAACGGCATCCCCGCCTCACGCGTGGACGAGGTCTTAGAGCTGGTGGGCTTGAGCGATGTCGCCCATAAGAAGGCCGGCGGCTACTCGCTCGGCATGGGCCAGCGCCTCGGCTTGGCCGCCGCCCTGCTGGGCGATCCGGGCGTGCTGATTCTCGATGAGCCCGTCAACGGCCTCGACCCGGAGGGTATCCGCTGGGTGCGCTCCCTGGTGCGCGCGCTCGCCGCCGAGGGCCGCAGCGTGCTTATCTCCTCCCACCTGCTCGCGGAGATGGCCATGACCGCCGACCGCCTCGTGGTCATCGGCCGCGGCCGCCTGGTGGCGGACATGTCCACCTACGAGTTCGTCAAACAGCACTCGCAGTCCTCGGTCATCGTGCGCACCGACTACTCCCAGGAATTCGGCGCCGCGCTTGCCGATGAAGGCGTGGACTTCACTTACGGCCGCGACGAAGAGGACCGGACCACCTTGGTGGTTCCGGGGCGGGAGACGGATTTCATCGGCAAGCTGGCGTACTCCAGCGGCGTGCCTCTGAACGAACTGACCCTCAAGCGCGCCTCTTTGGAGGACGCGTTCATGGAGATGACCGGCGACGACGTGCAGTACCAGGCGCAGCACATGGAAGGTGGGGCGAAATAA
- a CDS encoding NUDIX domain-containing protein gives MTGAGDKNFGPGSGNGWSVGPGGVPVWGLFGAAGLFILAEGDGSSTTPSVLLQHRASWTNNGDTWGVPGGARDGHESPEEAAVRETVEECGIDPADIEILHSEVTAGPYPQPDRPEAGEGWAYTTVIARTRDGRELETTANEESFELRWVPLDEVEDLPLIPPFRVALPRLREILHRVLE, from the coding sequence ATGACTGGTGCAGGAGATAAAAATTTTGGCCCGGGCAGCGGCAACGGCTGGTCTGTGGGGCCAGGCGGCGTGCCCGTCTGGGGACTGTTCGGCGCCGCCGGGCTGTTCATCCTCGCGGAAGGCGACGGCTCGTCTACCACTCCCTCCGTCCTCCTCCAACACCGGGCAAGCTGGACCAACAACGGCGATACCTGGGGTGTGCCGGGAGGAGCGCGCGACGGCCACGAATCCCCGGAGGAGGCCGCGGTGCGCGAGACCGTTGAGGAGTGCGGCATCGATCCGGCCGACATCGAGATCCTGCACTCCGAGGTGACCGCGGGGCCTTACCCGCAGCCCGACCGCCCCGAGGCGGGCGAGGGGTGGGCGTACACCACCGTCATCGCCCGCACCCGTGACGGCCGCGAGCTGGAGACCACCGCCAATGAGGAGTCCTTCGAGCTGCGCTGGGTGCCGCTGGACGAAGTGGAGGATCTCCCGCTCATCCCGCCCTTCCGGGTGGCCCTGCCGCGGCTGCGCGAGATTCTTCACCGCGTGCTGGAGTAA